The genomic interval CGATTGCATGCCCTTCGttctttttcctttctattgaatacgctattgtccggttgaaatattatcgattattttgACAATAGCCAACCTGAAGATtaattataaacattgtttgacatgtttcgacaaactttaccggtactattaggatgtattcgtctgcatgttgTGACTGAcattgagccagtggattactgaacaaaacaactttatcgaacaaaacaaacatttattgtgtaacagggACTCTTGTGaccaaccagatgaagatcatctaaggtaagtgattcattttatcgctatttctgactttcgtgactcctctacttggcttgaaaatgtttgtatgcttttgtaagcggggcgatgtcctcagataattgcatggtatgctttcgccgtaacgcctttttgaaatctgacacagcggctggattaacaagaaatgaatctttaagccaatgtataacacttgtaccttttatgaatgtttattatgagtatttctgtattttgaatttggcgctctgcaatttcaccggatgttttcgaggtgggtcgctagcggaacgcctgcgccagagaggttaaccattcagagttcgtTGTTAATGTTAAGAATTTGAAGTTATTATTGAAagattcaaggtttaaaaaggcttctacagtttgtaatttccactttaaaatgtcagacttgattttcccttacaaaacATTTAAACCACTACAAAAAAATGCCATAAATTATAATCCATATAATTCACACTTCTTGTTGTTGAAGGATTATTttactgctgtagcaaactggctcaaattaattaaatgttttatttttttgtttacaGTATGAATATCTTTCGTAGTTTCAGATTGATTTTCAGTTTAGGTAGctcagttggactgcagagtagAGACTGTACTTTTTTCAAAGTGTGCTACCATGTTTCCTTTGGAATTTCCATCCACATTTTTCCCGTTTTGTGACAAAGCCTCTTGAGAGAAAAGTGAACctctgtctgctaaatggcatatggaAGCGGGTCAGAGAAAGGCTATGCTATATACACATTACGGCCTATGTACACATATGTCAATATGTCACTCTAGTGATGTATTGACATATTTAGTGTTGGTAACAGCCACAAAAGACCGGAAATTCAAATGAGTAGCCCTACCCTAAAATTGACATTTGCACTAAGGTTTTAAAATCGAACTCAGTTTATTTCACCTGCTACTGCTATTGATGTGCATACACTGTAAACATTTTAAGTTGAGTCAAGACAGCCAGCTGCAACACGATTTCTAGAGACAACTCaggaatgtacagtaccagtcaaaagtttggacacacctagtcattcatgtttttcttaatttttactattttctacattgcagaataatagtaaagacatcaaaactatgaaataacacatatggaatcatgtagtaaccaaaaaagtgttacacaaatcaatTTTAAATAAGAGGCTTTGTCAcaactcatagcctggttcctctctatgtttcttcctatgttctggcctttctagggagtttttcctagccaccgtgcttctacacctgcattgcttgctgtttggggttttaggctgggtttctgtacagcactttgtgacatcagctgatgtaagaagggctttagaaatacatttgattgattgatttgaaaacatattgtatattttacattcttcaaagtagccacccttgccttgaagacagctttgcacactcttggcgttctctcaaacagcttcatgaaaCTAAGAATTTGATTATTTATGTATATCCCATTATTTAAAATGGTGAAGCTAGATAATGACATCTGTAATTAAGCTAGCTAGAGCTGTTAAATGCAGTAgctatgagagagcgagagagagacagacagagagagagagagagagaaagacattgagagagagagaaagacagagagagagagagacagagagaaagacattgagagagagagagagacagagagagagagagacagagagagagaggaggcacagTGGATAGGGAGCTTACAGGAACAGTGGGGACAGGATAAACGTGTTCTGCTTTGAATTAATTTGAGGAAATATTTTTTAATAGGAGTGTAATTAGAGAGGTGCTTAGAGaatgtgtatgaatgtgtgtgtgtgtgtgtgtggaatcgcTACGTACAGTACACAGAGAAAgggtacacacacactcctatcCCTTCCAGCATAGGGACACCCCAGGCCTGCACCAAAAactctcttcctttcctcctctgtTATTGGAGAGTCAATTATAGCTCTGTTCATCTTATGCTATCCCCAGCAGAGCTCCTGTTCTACCTCACATAATGAGGACTGTAGGTAAGTCCGTGCTAAAATGCTaattgagtttatttttacagggataGTGCACATGAATCAAagtttcagtaaaagtgctggTTATTACAATTACAATAACAATACAGACAATCAATGAGCacatgcagagcaacataggacaagcaacacgtagcatgcagacagagcaatagctcaaaaagcaacaaaacaaaatacataaaagcaacaaagtgaaTGTCCATTCCACTGCAGCCCcagccttctccctccctcctttacccttCCAGCCCCACAGGCCATACCGGCCCAGTAAAGGAGGTGGGTGGAAGGGGGAAATGGGGGAGTAGATGGGTGGGATTATTAGGCCCTGTTAAATATTCATTCAGGAGGAGGGagagtttcaagtttcaagttttaatgtcacatgcacaagtatcGTGAAAtacctttcttgcaaactcaaaacccgacaatgcaataatcaataacaatgtaatagtagaaaaaaagacagaaagagagagagcgagagacaatgCAATTTCAGGACCctctctgagaataacattgaagtATACACGgacacagtgactgagttcatcaggcagtgtataggggatgttgttcccactgtgacctACCCAAACCAAAacccgtggatagatggcagcattcgcgcaaaactgaaagcgcaaaccatcgCATTTatccatggcaaggtgactgggaatatggttagaatacaaacaatgtagttattccctctgtaaggcaatcaaacaggaaaaacgtcagtacagagacaaagtggagtcgctattcaacggctcagacatgagacgtatgtgacagggtctacagacaatcacagactacaaaaataAAACCAGCCACATTGCGGACTGCGATGTCTTacttccagacaagctaaacaccttcttcgcccgctttgaagataacacagtgccaccgacgtagCCCGCTACCAAgaactgtgggctctcgttctccgtggccgacgttagtaagacatttaagtgtgttaaccctcgcagggctgccggcccagacgggatccctagccgcgtcctcagagcacgcgcagaccagctggctggagtgtttacggacatattcaaatttcgacctatcccagtctgctgtccccacttgcttcaagatgtccactatcgTTCCTGTACCAAAGAAAGCAAAGTtgactgaactgaatgactatcgcccgtagcactcacttctgttatcatgaagtgctttgagagactagtcaaggatcatatcacctccaccttacctgacaccctagactcatttcaatttgcataccgccccaatagatccacaaacgattcaatcgccatcgcactgcacacttccctatcccatctggacaagaggaatacctatgtaagaatgctatttGTTGTCTATTGCTCAgcctttaacaccatagtaccctccaagctcatcattaagcttgaggccttgagtctgaaccccgccctgtgcaactggcgggctgcccccaggtagtgaagttatgaaacaacacctccacttcgctgatcctcaacacaggggccccacaagggtgcgtactcagcccccttctgtactccctgttcacccatgacagcATGGCCACGAATGCCCCAAActgaatcatcaagtttgcagacgacacaacagtagtaggcctgattactaacaatgacgagacagcccacagggaggtgagggccctggcggagttgtgccaggaaaataacctctccctcaacgtcaacaaaatgaaggagtagatcatggacttcaggaaacagcaaagggagcaagCCCCTATCCACAGCACAGTGGAGAagttggaaagcttcaagttcctcggcgtacacatcactgacgatctgaaatggtccacgtacacagacagtgtggtgaagaaggtgcatcttcaacttcaggagactgaagaaatgtGACTTGGCccataagaccctcacaaacttttacacatGCACAATCTCCAGAGGGtgatgcggtctgcacaacgcatcaccaggggcacactacctgccctccaggacacctgcaccttggaggctgctgccctatgtacatagacgtGGAATCACTGGTCAAATTAATAAAGAAACACTAGTCAATTTAATAATGTTTATacactgctttactcatttcatatgtatatactgtattctattctactgtatttcagTCAATGTCACTCCGacattccattcttttacttttagatgtgtgtattgttagatcttactgcactgttggagctaggaacacaagcatttcactacaccctcaataacatctgctaaatgtgtgtatgtgaccaatacaatttgatttgatttgatttctagaGTAGCAGGTGGTAGGCTATAGACTCACCTCTCCTCACACAGCACAGGCAACAaactctcacagtctcacatcagaattagactgatgtttctcaaatgtcaaaGTCCTTCTAAAAACCAAATTTCAAAGGGTTTAAGGTTCAGGATAGGCATTAACTTCAAAATcttaaggttagtcattaactaTGAATGGTTAGTGTAATGGTTAAAgattgggataggcttaaaacaaaatctcaaaacaactttctatcgctgtattcaaacttgcaacctttggtaCCAGATACAGATGCTTACGCCCATCCATCATCCCCGTCAGCAAAACACAAACCTATTGAAGGTGACagggacaaggagggagagaccagaaggagagaaaggtgtgtgtgtgtgtgtgtgtgtgtgtgtgtgtgtgtgtgtgtgtgtgtgtgtgtgtgtgtgtgtgtgtgtgtgtgtgtgtgtgtgtgtgtgtgtgtgtgtgtgtgtgtgtgtgtgtgtgtgtgtgtgtgtgtgtgtgtgtgtgtgtgtgtgtgtgtgtgtgtgtgtgtgtgtgtgtgtgtgtgtgtgtgtgctctcgtTAGCTACAATTGCTAACAATCTCTGGGCTCTTGAGAAAATGAGTGGcgttttttacacacacacactcgacagGCCCTTGTGTGTGCAGGCGGCATGCTGGCAGAATCAATAGTGTGTGTTTCATAAATCATGTGCATCTTCATCCTCTTCCGTGTAGAAAGGCATCAGGACAGCATCACTGTATTTAGCATCAGAAATACATGGCTACATTTACTGGCTGTTCTACTGAGAGGGTTGAGAGCTTCACTAAAGAAAGCTTCGAGCCACAGAGTGTTATCAACAACATATcgcatgtgtgtttgtctgtgtatgtGGCATATGTACCAAGTTCAATGAAACATTTAGCATGTAATACCCAGTCTTAATGTTAAGCCACACACCTGGTGAAGGAGTGAGCCTGCTCTGCCCAGGGGGTGAAGGGGTGAGCCTGCTCTGCCCAGGGGGTGAAGGAGTGAGCCTGCTCTGCCCAGGGGGTGAAGGAGTGAGCCTGCTCTGCCCAGGGGGTGAAGGATTGAGCCTGCTCTGCCCAGGGGGTGAAGGGGTGGGCCTGCTCTGCCCAGGGGGTGAAGGTGTGAGCCTGCTCTGCCCAGGGGGTGAAGGAGTGAGCCTGCTCTGCCCAGGGGGTGAAGGATTGAGCCTGCTCTGCCCAGGGGGTGAAGGGGTGGGCCTGCTCTGCCCAGGGGGTGAAGGAGTGAGCCTGCTCTGCCCAGGGGGTGAAGGGGTGGGCCTGCTCTGCCCAGGGGGTGAAGGAGTGAGCCTGCTCTGCCCAGGGGGTGAAGGGGTGAGCCTGCTCTGCCCAGGGGGTGAAGGAGTGAGCCTGCTCTGCCCAGGGGGTGAAGGGGTGGGCCTGCTCTGCCCAGGGGGTGAAGGGGTGAGTCTGCTCTGCCCAGGTGGTGAAGGGGTGAGCCTGCTCTGCCCAGGGTGTGAAGGGGTGAGCCTGCTCTGCCCAGGGGGTGAAGGGGTGAGCCTGCTCTGCCCAGGGGGTGAAGGGGTGGGCCTGCTCTTCCCAGGGGGTGAAGGGGTGAGCCTGCTCTGCCCAGGGGGTGAAGGGGTGGGCCTGCTCTTCCCAGGGGGTGAAGGGGTGAGCCTGCTCTGCCCAGGGGGTGAAGGGGTGAGCCTGCTCTGCCCAGGGGGTGAAGGAGTGAGCCTGCTCTGCCCAGGGGGTGAAGGGGTGGGCCTGCTCTGCCCAGGGGGTGAAGGGGTGAGTCTGCTCTGCCCAGGGGGTGAAGGGGTGGGCCTGCTCTGCCCAGGGGGTGAAGGGGTGGGCCTGCTCTGCCCAGTGTGTGAATGGGTGGGCCTGCTCTGCCCAGGGGGTGAAGGGGTGGGCCTGCTCTGCCCAGGGGGTGAAGGTGTGAGCCTGCTCTGCCCAGGGGGTGAAGGAGTGAGCCTGCTCTGCCCAGGGG from Salvelinus fontinalis isolate EN_2023a chromosome 18, ASM2944872v1, whole genome shotgun sequence carries:
- the LOC129815878 gene encoding foot protein 1 variant 1-like; this encodes MYHLTGTNLKLSTPAPPDPRAEQAHPFTPWAEHAHPFTPWAEQAHSFTPWAEQAHSFTPWAEQAHSFTPWAEQAHSFTPWAEQAHTFTPWAEQAHPFTPWAEQAHPFTHWAEQAHPFTPWAEQAHPFTPWAEQTHPFTPWAEQAHPFTPWAEQAHSFTPWAEQAHPFTPWAEQAHPFTPWEEQAHPFTPWAEQAHPFTPWEEQAHPFTPWAEQAHPFTPWAEQAHPFTPWAEQAHPFTTWAEQTHPFTPWAEQAHPFTPWAEQAHSFTPWAEQAHPFTPWAEQAHSFTPWAEQAHPFTPWAEQAHSFTPWAEQAHPFTPWAEQAQSFTPWAEQAHSFTPWAEQAHTFTPWAEQAHPFTPWAEQAQSFTPWAEQAHSFTPWAEQAHSFTPWAEQAHPFTPWAEQAHSFTRCVA